AAGACAATGATGCAATATGCAAAGCTCTTCCAACAATGCCTCATAGATTTACGGGTGGATGATATCATACCCTTGAGCCtggttttattctttatttttataattgtagcTTCGAAGTCATCTCTCATGTTAGCACAAGCCTTCCAACCAAAAAAGCATCACCGAACTCATTTctataacacaataaaaaaaaaaaaacaccaatacTTATTCCTATATAATAATCTTCTCTAGAAATGCTAAATATGAAAAGGCTCGTGCCTCATTGACATTGCCACCCAAACTtctattcttattttttcaaaggcTCAATTATGATGCCATCAATTGTCATTAGTGCCTATAATTTTTCTcgtaaaaaaaagagttcatgTACCCGTGACAtgtattgattattattttttatttgagtacgAATCCTTATGAGATTTGAGCAATCAAGTATCGTGGTTGATTTTGTTGCCGGAATATTAATATGATAGCCAATTAATTCTCTGCTAGGTATCCaggttgaaattttattaatttttaatcaagtacTTGTACTTTATAACTTTTTGTATTTGAGTACCTGTTTGATCTTTTTACTGTTTGAGCACTTGTACAGTTGTACTCATAAAAATGTTATCACTTTCATCACCTTTCGTTACAATTGAGCTGACATTCCAGTTACCTCTAGTACAAGCGGACCCTGTATCCGAATTGGCCAtggtcttgttattttttaacttttttgtttttcattaaaaaattaaaatataaaacttttttttatttttaaaaatattttaaaaaaaattgaattttttttttgatatttttagatcattttgatacactaattttaaaaataattttttaaaaaataaaaaatatattattattttgatacatatctaaataaaatttaatttaaaaaacaattataagactctcaaacaaaaattcatataaaataaaacaacaaaattttttaagtcatttatcctaagaaaaatcatgaagtaCAAGTTCCTCATATGCCatttatctttgtcgatttccAATACATGACTCGTTGACAGAGAAATAAGTCAAATAACTGCTCCATTAACAAAATTTGTGACATAAATTAACAGAGGTAGTTGattgatctaattttataaatacaagtacttgaatagaaaaaataaatagtacatgtacttaaataaaaataattataaattacaagTAATTCATTGaccattacaaaaaataattaagcaaagtcctgtaaaataatatttgttataGAGATTTTAAacaatgaatttaattaataagaaatgaaaatcatcacatataatgattttttttatatagaatattCTGCCTTGGAATCAAAGTCCTGTAAAAAAAGAATTCGCACCATACATTACTTTAGAATGTCCACTTTCATTTACTATAATCCAAAACCAATGAATATCTTCATAGATTAAACAAGAACCACACAGTCCGGATGCTTGCTTAATTTATAAGAGATTCGTATGACAATCACCTTAGAAAAATCAGCCAAACGATTTAGAATAATGCAACAAAATCCCAATTCCAAACCAATTGGTGTTAATTACATGCCTTCATTCTTgacattttatataattatgcacgcaaatttattagaattttaaataagttaatttagTATAAGGCTCGAGTCatgtattaaaatgaattaatctagaaattattaaaaaaaatcattaacatattgttttgaaaaagataagtttattttataaaaattaaaattttttggcTAGACtacaaattaatctaaattttttattaaaactaattagATACTAAATCAACATATCAATGTAGCGCTAATAAATTACATTTAACATGACAAAACTAAAGAATAAAATGTTAACAACTAATTACATGGTTATTGATACTTAATTATAACTGAATTTGTCCTAtaatacaatattaattaacaagctgaagacacaaaaaaatcagaaaaggtTAACttaattattgataatatttGTGCAAAACAACATGAGTATTTTTCATGAACACGGTTTCCTTAAAACCGGCTTCTACGTGGCCCCCACTTTATTCCTAGTTTTCCACCGAAACCTTCTGGATTCTTCCTTAAcacttctctgttttttttcccttaaatttcTATCATCATTAATGCCCTTCTTCCCAAGAGTGCCAGACAAGCAAACGCTCTTAGCAATTTTAAAAGCGTAAAGGGGAAATAAGTGAATTACTACTCTATCCTTATAGCTACTTCTTTTACTTAACAAAATGAAGAatataaaacaactaaaaacacattattaattttttttttgtgttaatataaaaagatttcaaGCTCTTAACTACGGACGAAGGATATTTTGAGTTTCTTTTCGATATCCCACCAGCTAAGCACTTTCCTTGCATCCCACGTAAATTCCCTTTTATTTACCCTAAAAATCCAACTCACCGAAAGCACAATCTCTGGCTTTACTAAATTATATTCCAAGCCTATTGAAATTACTGAAAAGTTCATGACGCTGTataatcaaatgatattttttataaaaatagttataaacttataatctttaatttaattattgaattggaTTAAAATCTAGTTAATATATCTTAAATATCatgctttttataaaaatattaagaaaaacaatatccaagtttaaaaacatattcaaaTCCAGGCTAGAGAATGGAAtgtttcaaggatttttttttctaattattttaggatcttttcttaaattttaatgatttagattttattctatttaaataattttatgtaaaaaagtCTATAAACtatgaaaattttaaacaaatggGAATATTTCTACTATTTAAAGCTTagctcttaatattttttcgcTGTAAGCTGCCTAAGCTCCCAACTTTCTTGCATTTTATTCCAAAACCTCACTTGAATTTTAAACAAATGGGAATATTTCTACTATTTAAAGCTTAACTCTTAacaaatttagatattttttcgCTGTAAGTTGCCTAAGCTCGCAACTTTCTTGCATTTTATTCCAAAACTTCACTTGAGTTTTCTTTGTTTACTGTGTTCAGACCCGGTTTATTACCGAGTTACTCCCGATTTATCCCATGGAGAGAGCAGGCTATCGAGGCGGAGGAAGAGGTGGTCATGGTGGTCGGTACAGTGGTGGTAGAGGAGGTTATGGAGGGGGAGGAAGAGATGGTGGCCGTAGTGGCGGGTATGATGGTGGTCGTGCAAGCGGGTATGGCGGCGGTGGTCGAGCTAGCGGGTATGATGGTGCTGGTCGTGCTGGCGGTCCACGTCAGCATTGGAGACCAAACAATCAACGTAGCGGTGGTGGTCCTCCACCCGGTCAAAGTGTTGGTGGACTGGAGGGCACAAGGGGTGGTGGATCACATTCAGAGCGGCATGGAGGTGCTCCAACCAGTCAAAGTGGTGAAATGGGGCCTAGATGGGGCTGGGAAGTCCGTGGTGATAGTGAAGAAGGAAGGAGAGACCAGGTGTCAGAAACTGGGGGAGGAAAGGGACCTTCAAGACCTGTTAATGAGAGTCCATCTAGCAATTGGGCTTCTGGTTCTAGTTCTTCTGGTGATCTTGAACCTCGTAAGcatcttttttgtttatcaagtaTATTGCTTTCTGTGTATTCAGTTCGGTTGCTGATGATTTGCAAAGAATATGAAATGGTCGtggttaatatttttgttgtttgatgaattagTATGTCTTTTTCGGTTCAAGCTTGAaactttttgttgatttttttcaagatgAATAAAAAGAAGGGATTTTTGTTTCTGGGCTTTCAAACTTATGTTGTTCCGGATATGTTTTGGAACGGAAGAGTTATAATTTAAAGGGTGTTTGGagaagttgttgttttttaaaagtaatttctcAGTACATCAATatacaaatattgaaaaaagtattaattttaaataaaaaaatacaaaatttttagAAACGGGTTAAACTGTGTTCTCAAACGTGGACCATATTTATGGTCTGTGTTTCTGGGCTTTGcggttttgttctttttagtttgtttaatgAAGTAACTTTGTTTTGCATTGCATATGAAATAGGAGTGATATTCATGACTTGTCGTGTACCAGACTTGGGTCTTTTGGACtttgtttattgttaattaCCAAACTGGAATGGTATCTTTCTACTGGCAATGCAGTGATCCTTGATCAattctcttgttattttttttttcattttctgggCGTTCTTACCTTTGTTGTTGGGTATATTAGTCTCTACATTCTAAGAAATGCCTTAACGATATCATGAGAGTGTTACATAATGAAATTTTGATTGGTTGATGTGCGATCGGTGAGATACTCTATTTCTGAGACCTGTAATTGTTGACAACCTGATCATTTCTTCCAGatatgttttgaatttcattttgttGTAATATTTACGTGTAAGATTCACCACTTGCATACTTCTTAGGTGCATAACAGCAAAAAGTTGCAATTCTGAATTTTGACTATGCTCACCAATTTAGGAGGAAGCCAAATTTGAAACTGTATAGCAGTCAATTCAAACTGTGTTTAATTTTCGTGGATCTTTgtcgttttaatttttgtatttttcttaaattgttaGACAAAATGGGGATAAATCTCCTGGACAGTGTGTTCAAGACTTTGATAAGaagtttttcaactttttactGTCCTTGTCTTGCTTTTAACAACATGGGTTTAGAAAATAGTTAGTGGATGATGTTATGCTTGAAATTCAAAGTTCAACTAAGTTCAGATAGTTATTATCTGTAGCTAACGCAACAATGTAGCAAAGAGATCATGCTCATCCTTTTATTGTCTTTATTAACAAATTGGTTTTGGGAcagtatcttcttcttcttttttcaatcttGAATGAATATGAAGTCAGGGCAACTGCAGATAGAGCAACTAGATGCTGAATATCTGTCTATTCCAAGATTCAATAATTCTTTTATAGCAACAATTGGATACTTTGAATTTGTCATATGTTGGAAACATTAACGGGATAAGCTCTCTTTTCTTTGCAGGTCCTAATGTGCCAAAAGGATTGGCTTCTGTCAGTGCTAATAGGATTAGTCCAGTTCTACGACCAGATAAAGGTGGCAAACTGGCTGTCCGAACTCCTagacttcttgtaaatcattttcttgTCAAGTTCAATCCTAAGAGCATCATACGGCATTATGATGTTAATATCAAGCAAGAAGTGCTTCCAGAGCATGGCAGGCCTGGGAAAATTTCAAAGTCCAATTTAGCAATGATCAGGGATAAGTTATTTGCTGATGATCCTTCTTCGTTTCCTCGTGCTATGACTGCTTATGACGGGGAGAAGAACATTTTCAGTGCAGTTTCCTTGCCCACTGGAACATTTAAAGTGCAGGTCTCTGAGGCAGAAGATGCCAAACCACGTTCTTACCTGTTTACCATAAAGCTTGTGAATGAACTTGAGATGCACAAGCTGAAGGATTACTTGGGCGGGAAACTTCGCTCAACACCTCGTGACATATTGCAAGGGATGGATGTCGTGGTGAAGGAGCACCCAGCTAGGACAATGATCTCTGCTTCCCGTAGCTTCCATTCTGTTAGAGATCATCAAATTCACCTTGGGCATGGAATCATAGCATCTAGAGGATGCCAACATAGCCTCAAACCGACCTCCCAAGGCATAGCTTTATGCTTGGACTATTCTGTTCTGTCATTTCATGAGCCACTTTCTGTGATAGAATTCTTGACAAAACATATTtctgggtttaatttatataattttagaagCTTTAGGAGGGCTGTGGAAGGTGTGCTGAGGGGACTGAAAGTTAGAGTGACTCACCGTGTCACCAAACAAAAATATGTCATTACAGGGTTGACGAGAGATGACGCTCAATCTATTACATTTCCTCAAGAAGATCCAGATGGCAAGGCTTCGCAGAATGTTAGGCTTGTTGAATATTTCAGGCAAAAATATCACAGAGATATAGTGCATCAAGATATCCCTTGCCTAGAGATGAGAAGCAAGATGAAGAACTATGTACCAATGGAGTTCTGTGTCTTGGTTGAGGGGCAAGTATTTCCAAAAGAGTATCTGAAGGAAACTGAAGCCAAGATCTTGAAGAAATTCTCACTAGCAAATCCAAAGGATAGACAGAAAACAATATGCAGGATGGTGCAGGATGGAGATGGACCTTGTAGGTATGTATATGCAACACGTTGCCTTTTCATTCTGATACATTATTGAAGCTCATATCTTTTACACAGGTGTTCTGTTTGCTTCATGTTAGATAGTAAAAGCttcacctaatagtttaagtttttagattgagATTGTTCGTTGATGTAAAAATAAAGCCTTGATGATCAAATATTTGTGTTAGAATATTACCATCccattctaattaataaaattcataaaaaaaataagtacaaAGTAATGGTTGGtatatgtaaattttaaatccaaaaagcTTTTACATGAAGGGTGTTttagagagtaatataaaaccATTCTTGGATCATCACCTAATAGCCTAAGCTTTTTGATTAAGATTGTTCTTTGATATTTCACAAAGAATAATGAATCGAGATGGTTTTGTGATTGATTGTTGCTTTCCAATTTGTT
The sequence above is drawn from the Populus alba chromosome 15, ASM523922v2, whole genome shotgun sequence genome and encodes:
- the LOC118058641 gene encoding protein argonaute 2; translation: MERAGYRGGGRGGHGGRYSGGRGGYGGGGRDGGRSGGYDGGRASGYGGGGRASGYDGAGRAGGPRQHWRPNNQRSGGGPPPGQSVGGLEGTRGGGSHSERHGGAPTSQSGEMGPRWGWEVRGDSEEGRRDQVSETGGGKGPSRPVNESPSSNWASGSSSSGDLEPRPNVPKGLASVSANRISPVLRPDKGGKLAVRTPRLLVNHFLVKFNPKSIIRHYDVNIKQEVLPEHGRPGKISKSNLAMIRDKLFADDPSSFPRAMTAYDGEKNIFSAVSLPTGTFKVQVSEAEDAKPRSYLFTIKLVNELEMHKLKDYLGGKLRSTPRDILQGMDVVVKEHPARTMISASRSFHSVRDHQIHLGHGIIASRGCQHSLKPTSQGIALCLDYSVLSFHEPLSVIEFLTKHISGFNLYNFRSFRRAVEGVLRGLKVRVTHRVTKQKYVITGLTRDDAQSITFPQEDPDGKASQNVRLVEYFRQKYHRDIVHQDIPCLEMRSKMKNYVPMEFCVLVEGQVFPKEYLKETEAKILKKFSLANPKDRQKTICRMVQDGDGPCSGEIIRNFGVEVSKNMTSLMGRVIGPPELKVGAPDGRVIKIPVDKEKCQWNLVGKGVVEGKPIERWAVLDFSSDDYQDRLNPRRFIPKLIARCQNLGIRMEEPLFYQPTSMRKFSNVDVLREQLETVNERAHKSCGGQLQFILCVMSRKDPGYKCLKWISETKVGIVTQCCLSTPANEGKDQYLANLGLKINAKLGGSNAELSGRLPYFGNENRVMFIGADVNHPGAQNKTSPSIAAVVGTINWPAANRYAARVRPQYHRKEQILNFGDMCLELVECYSLLNKAKPEKIVIFRDGVSEGQFDMVLNEELMDIMKAFKSINYTPTITLIVAQKRHQTRLFPGDEGSTGNVSPGTVVDTTIVHPFEYDFYLCSHYGSLGTSKPTHYYVLWDEHGLSSDDLQRLIYNLCFTFARCTKPVSLVPPVYYADLVAYRGRLYHEAVMEGQSPSSSSSRTSSSLSTAASLEERFFTLHADLENIMFFV